The genome window GGGGGTTCCATCTCACTAAGTTGTTAAATGAAAAGTGATATAACCTAATGAGTCTGCAGAGGTTACCCTATAGCCTTTAAGAGAGCGAAAATCCGCATCGTCCACTGCTGGGCATTCTCATTTGGGGGGATCAATCCGGAACTTGACAGCAAGTAATCGTCGGCCTAAAAAGGCAGTCGACATTCAACACTAGATGCAGCAAATGGGTGTTGCGGCAAGCGGCTATTGTGTAAGGCCGCATAGATGCTCGGCCATTGCCGTCGGAACACAGGACTTTGGGCCAGACTGACAGAGGACTTTGTTCATTGGGATCGCAGCGCTCGATACAGTCTCAACTGATGAAAGGCTTTAATTTCTAGCCCATGTTTGTCAAAGACTGCATCATTTATGAATCGACGAAGTTTATTAAGACTGGTGGGTCGAGCCGGAGGCACTGCCGCCGTGTTCGCCACCATGAATGCCATGGGTTTACTGCATCAGGAAGCAACTGGCATGGAGCGGCCCAAGTTAGCCGCTGACTCGGGTGCTGGAGTGAAAGTCGCCATTATAGGAGCCGGACTAGCGGGCATGACCGCAGCCTATGAGTTGCGCAAAGCCGGGTATGACTGCACTATCCTGGAGGCGCGAGATCGCGCGGGTGGCCGCTGTTGGACCATTCGCGCGGGCGATCGCATTGACGAAACCGACAGCCAGCAGATCTGTCAGTTTGGCCGCGCTGAGCATATGTACTTCAACCCTGGTCCGGCTCGAATCCCCTACCATCATCAGGGTTTGCTGAGCTATTGCCAGGAGCTTGGCGTACCCATGCAGGTCATCGTCAACGACAACCGCGCCGCTTACTTTCAAGACGACAAAGCCTTTGGAGGCCAGCGGGTGCTCAATCGGCGCATCATCAACGACAGCCGGGGCTATATGTCGGAACTGCTGGCCAAAGCAATTAACCGCAATGCGCTGGATGAGGAAATTTCGGCTGAAGATCGAGAACGCATTCTGGCCTTTGTGCGCGGCTATGGCAACCTGGATGCCGATTATTTCTATACGGGCTCCTCGCGGGCGGGCTACTCTACACCCCCCGGAGCCGGTAGTGTAGCGGGCGATCGCCATTCCCCTATTGACCTCTCAGAACTGCTCAAGTCAGACTTTTGGCAGTTCAAAATGCACTTTGCCGAAGGGTTCAACCAGGCAGCCACCATGCTGGAGCCAGTCGGCGGTATGGATCAAATCTCCAAAGCCTTTGAGCGCCAGGTGGGCCAACTCATCACCTACAACGCCAAAGTGACCCAAATTCGCAAAACCGAAGCGGGTGCCCGCATTTTGTACACTACCTCCAGTGGTGAAACCCAAGCCCTCGATGCCGACTTTGTTATTTGCACACTGCCGCTGTCGGTACTGGCGGATGTTGATGCAGACTTTTCGCCTGCGGTACAACAGGCGATCGCCGTGGGAGCCGAGTCCTACGTAAAAGCGATGAAGATTGCCTTCCAGGCCGATCGCCGCTTTTGGGAAGAAGATGACTACATCTACGGCGGCATTTCGTGGACCGAGCGCGACATTACCCAAATCTGGTATCCATCGGCAGGACTCCAGCAGCAGGGCGGCATTCTGGTTGCAGCCTACATTTGGACCAACAGCATTGGGGAACGCCTGGGTGCGATGTCGCCTGCTCAGCGGTTGGAGGAGGCGATCGCAGATGTGGAAACCATCCATCCCAACATGCGCGAGGAAGTTCCTCTATCTACAGGGCTGAGCATTGCCTGGGACAAAGTGCCCTACAGCCAGGGTGGCTGGATTGAGTGGGAAGAAGACTCTCGCACCACCGCATACCCCGTCTTAAACGAAGCTGATGGCCCCATCTACTTTGCAGGCGAGCATTTGAGCTATCTCACTGGCTGGCAAGAAGGAGCCGTACTCTCGGCACACCAGGCCGTTCGCAGCGTTTCTGCCCAATTGCAAGCGCTACAGGCCTAGTCAATACATTGCAACAGCAATTCACCTGGAAAACTTGTGTGAGGATTAAATTCTATGTTGAACCGTTGGAAGCACACCTGGAAAACTCGGGCGATCGCGCCCTTTCTGCTCGTTGCACTGGCGATCGCCCTGGTCATGGCCCTACCCCATCGCGTTGCCGCCCAAGAAGTCATTCGCTATCCCATCCCCAACTCCACCTTTCCCATTGCTCTGGCAGTTGAGTTGCCTTCCGATGCCAACCTCGTTTACGTGAGCGGTCAGGTTCCGCCGGTTGTAAATCCCGATGCAGACCCAAACAGCTTCGAAGCCTTTGGAGATACCAAAACCCAAACCATCAATGTCCTCGAACGCATTCAAACCATCTTGACCAGCATCGACCTGGATATGAGCAACGTGGTAAAGATGCAGGTATTTCTAGTGGGTGACCCCGGTATGGATGGAATGATGGATTTTGCCGGATTTATGGAAGGTTATACCCAATACTTTGGCACCGAGGAGCAACCCAACCTTCCAGCCCGCTCCACCATGCAGGTCGCCGGGCTCGTGAACCCCGGTTGGCTAGTCGAAATCGAGGTCGCCGCTGTTCGCTTCTAAGCAAACCCTCTCACCGTGACCGCGGTAGATGCGGGAATTTTTGAAACTCCTTGCTAAGCAAGGGGTTTCAAACAAATACTTGTCCTAATCACCCGAGCTACCGCTATATAAGTCAAACTTACGAAAAAAGCACAAAAATAGGGGGTTTTCGCTGCTGGAGTTGGCTTATTCATCTCATGACAGCTTTACTTTAATCACCCCAAATAGGGCTTAGCCTTCGTCTAGTATCGGGTTAGCATCGCCCGATCGTAATTGCTGCCAGGGTGCTTATCCAGCGTTTTGGGACGCTGGCCTATCTAGGATTCAGGCGGAGGAGATTGCTCAGATTTATGACCTGGAGCTTTAGGCCATATCTACTAAGGTTTTGCCGAACTATCAGATAGAGCTGTGGCAGACGCACCGGTGACAGAGAGGAATACGCTACTGCGTCTGCCGCCTGGAGCAGGACTTGTTTGGTCGGTGATTGGTGAGCTCTGAGTGGGGCGGATTGCGGGTGGGGCGACGGCAACTCAGGGAAGAGCGACTCGTATGAGTTGGCGTGCGATCTCATCGAGCAGATCAACCGCAGGCACCAGCAAAGGCACTATCAGGAGGTGCTCTGTTGAAAGCCGTGGTCAGGTAAGGATTTCAGAAGACTTATGAAGAGAAGAGCCAGATTTATGAGCTTTCCCTGACGTTGTAGGACTACCTGTTATCCAGTTGACAGTTATAAACCTGCTGTTAATCTAGTTTAGGCTTGATTCTGTCAATACTTGCCAGTTTTCCTTGCTGTTATCCTTTTGCAGCAGCAGCTTGAGACAGAATTTCTTATCTACTAGGAGCCCTCATGAAAACTTTTTTTCTTCATGCGACTGCTGCTGTCGCTGCTGTATCACCGACTTTCCTTGTTGCTGATATCGCGCTAGGTGCAACATTTCGGCTCGAGGAAGCAACAATCGACAGCATTAATGATGCCTTTGGTTCAGGTGCTTTAACAGCAGAGGGACTGACTCAACTTTACCTCAACCGAATAGATGAATACGACGATACTCTTAACTCCTTAATTACGATTAATCCAGATGCATTATCGATTGCGAAAGCTCTAGATATTGAACGTC of Pseudanabaena sp. FACHB-2040 contains these proteins:
- a CDS encoding flavin monoamine oxidase family protein, giving the protein MNRRSLLRLVGRAGGTAAVFATMNAMGLLHQEATGMERPKLAADSGAGVKVAIIGAGLAGMTAAYELRKAGYDCTILEARDRAGGRCWTIRAGDRIDETDSQQICQFGRAEHMYFNPGPARIPYHHQGLLSYCQELGVPMQVIVNDNRAAYFQDDKAFGGQRVLNRRIINDSRGYMSELLAKAINRNALDEEISAEDRERILAFVRGYGNLDADYFYTGSSRAGYSTPPGAGSVAGDRHSPIDLSELLKSDFWQFKMHFAEGFNQAATMLEPVGGMDQISKAFERQVGQLITYNAKVTQIRKTEAGARILYTTSSGETQALDADFVICTLPLSVLADVDADFSPAVQQAIAVGAESYVKAMKIAFQADRRFWEEDDYIYGGISWTERDITQIWYPSAGLQQQGGILVAAYIWTNSIGERLGAMSPAQRLEEAIADVETIHPNMREEVPLSTGLSIAWDKVPYSQGGWIEWEEDSRTTAYPVLNEADGPIYFAGEHLSYLTGWQEGAVLSAHQAVRSVSAQLQALQA
- a CDS encoding RidA family protein yields the protein MALPHRVAAQEVIRYPIPNSTFPIALAVELPSDANLVYVSGQVPPVVNPDADPNSFEAFGDTKTQTINVLERIQTILTSIDLDMSNVVKMQVFLVGDPGMDGMMDFAGFMEGYTQYFGTEEQPNLPARSTMQVAGLVNPGWLVEIEVAAVRF